The genome window CCCGATCCTGTCGGCGCAGAGATCGAGCGCCTTTCACCGCCGAAGGGATTTGATCTGCGCAAAATCCGCGTGCCCATGGGCGTGATCGGCATCATCTACGAATCGCGGCCCAACGTGACCGTGGACTGCGCCATCCTTTGCCTCAAATCCGGCAATGCCTCCATTCTTCGTGGTGGCAAGGAAGCTTTCAATAGCAACATGAAGCTAGCCGAAATCATTCGCGCCGCGCTCAAAGCATGCGACATCAACGAAGATGCTGTGCAAGTCATACCTACCACGGATCGCGCCGCGCTCAATGTCCTACTCAAGCAAGACGACACGATTCACTGCATCATTCCACGTGGTGGCGAGAGCCTCATCCGCTTCACTGTGGAGAATAGCCGTATCCCCGTGATCAAGCACTACACTGGCGTGTGCTCGATCTACATCGATGCCGCGGCCGATCCTGAAAAGGCCGAATCCATTCTCATCAACGCCAAGTGTCAGCGCCCCAGCGTCTGTAACGCCGCAGAAAACTTGCTCGTGCACCAAGACGCCACCGCGCTACTACCACAGCTCGCCAAAGCACTGCACGATAACGGCGTTGAACTGCGCGTCGAAGCAAAGGCCAAAGCCATTCTCAGTGGCACCGGCCTACCACTCGTCGATGCGACTCCCGAAGATTTTGCCACGGAATACACCGATCTTATCATTTCAATCGCCGTCGTCGCCGACACCAAAGACGCCATCGAACTGATCAACAACAACGGCTCTGGACATAGCGACGCGATCATCACCGAAGATGCCGACGCCGCTCGTTTGTTCCTTGCTGGTGTGGATGCATCCACCGTGTATCACAACGCATCGACACGCTTCACCGATGGCTTCGAATTTGGCCTAGGCGCCGAGATCGGCATTTCTACAGATCGTTTGCACGCCCGCGGCCCAATGGGACTCAACGAGCTTTGCACGTATAAATACGTGATCCACGGAAAAGGCGAGGTGCGGTAAGGCTTAGAAGTGATACAGACATTCCTGTCTGTTCCGTAAGAGTCAGTCCCGGTTCTACAGAACAGGCAGGAATGCCTGTATCACTTCACTCCCCCTACGCCTTCGGATCAATATACGGACTACTCGGCTTGCTCTCCGCTTCGGCCATCGCCTTTTCGGTTTTCAAACGCAACTGACCGCAGGCCGCATTAATATCGTGCCCCTTCTCGCGGCGAATCGTCACCGACACACCGCCCTTGCGGAGCACATCTACAAACGCATCTTGGCGGCGCACACTCGGGCGCTTCCACTCAAGGCCTTCCACCTTATTATACGGAATACAGTTCACGTGCGCATGCAGCTCGCGCGCGATCTTCGTCAACTCCTTGGCCTGATCCAGACTGTCGTTGATGTCCTCGATCATAATAAATTCGAGGGTCAACATACGACCGTGCCGATCTTTAAAAGCCTTCGCAGCAGGGATCAGTTCTTCCAACGGGTATTTTTTATTCACCGGCATGATTTGGCTGCGCACCTCGTTCGTCGCACCGTGAAGCGAAATGGCCAAGCGCACTGCCACGCCTTCCTCGGCCAACTGCATGATCCTCGGCGCTAAGCCTGAAGTGGACACCGTAATGCGGCGTGCACCGAAATTCAGTCCCCAATCCGCATTCAAAATTTTAATCGTCTGCACCAGCGACTCATAATTCGCAAGTGGTTCACCCATGCCCATGAACACGATGTTATCGAAGGAAGCGATTTCCTCCTTTGCACGCTTAGTATGCGCATCCTCCATCTTACAGATGTGCATCAACTGAGAGACGACTTCCGCCGCCATCAGATTACGCTTAAAACCAGCCAAGCCCGACGCACAGAATTTACACCCATACGCGCAACCCACCTGGATCGACACACACACAGTCTTGCGCGAGCTCTCTTGCCCCACGCCTGTTTGTGGCGCACGAATCAAAACCGTCTCGATCAGCGCCCCGTCCTCAAGTTGCAACAAAAACTTCTGCGTCACATCGTCCGAGCGCTTATCCAGCAGTGAATCCGTCGGATACATAATGTAATGCTCATCCAACCACGCACGAAACGCCTTCGGCAGATTGCTCATCGCATCCCACTCATCGACGCGCTTCTTGTAGAGCCATTCCATGACCTGCTTTGCGCGGAACGCAGGAAAGCCCGCCGCGACGACGCTCTCTTTCAGACTTTCCAAGGTTTCGCCAAACAGGCTCGGTTTTGCAGGTGTAAATTTCACGAGGGCGAACTTGCACGGATTTTTCAGAATCTCCATCGAAATCTGCCAACTGACACTTCGAGATTGCAAAAATTAGAAAACACACCACCTTAAGTGAACAGATGAGCACTCCATATCCCACCAATCGCCGCATGAAAGATATGGTCGCCAGCGAGCGCCCACAGGAACGGCTCGCCAAACACGGGGCCGAAGCACTGAGCGACAGTGAACTACTCGCGATGATTCTGCGTAGCGGCCCGCACGGCATCGATGTGCTCACCATGTCCAGCGAGCTCATCAACAAAGCCGGCTCGCTCACCAACCTCTTGCGCTGGAGCGCCGCAGATTTTCAAACCATCAAAGGGATCGGCACAGTGAAGTCCCTGCAACTGATGGCGGTGATGGACTTCGCTCGCCGTATTTTAAAAGAAGACGACTCGGTCGAAACGATCTTTGATACACCCGAAGTCGTCGCTCGCCACTTTCGCACCTTGATCGCGGGCAAAGAAGTCGAACATTTCTGGGCGTTGTGCCTCGATCGTAAAAATCGCCTAATTCAACGCATCGAAGTGTCAAAAGGCACGGCCTCATCCTGCTTAGTGCATCCACGTGAGGTGTTCAAAGAAGCCATTAAACTCAGCGCCTCTGCCATCATCGTCGTGCACAATCATCCGAGTGGCGACCCCGCACCAAGTCGCGCCGATATACAAGTGACACGCCAACTCCGCGAAGCCGCCAAAATCATCGGTATCGACTTGATCGACCACATTGTCGTCGGCCAGCGCAATAAAGACCCCCACGGCATCGGGTTTTACAGCTTCAACGAGGCCGGCTTGATTTAGTGACTTCGGCACAGACCTCGAACGCTTAACATTGCCCGTTCGACCTTTGCTCAGGGGCCACTACCTAATAATACTGACGTCTTTAAGTTAATGACTTGCAGCGAATCATAATAGGATCTTTTTATGATTCGGCCGATAACGCTCTGAAAGGTCAGAGCAAACAAGAAAACACTAGCACCCGAAGCTCAATCGACTAGATCAGTCTCATGCATTTATTTGTCACTATAAGGCATCAAACACTCGGATTGTCGCAGATCATATTCTGCATCATTGTAGCACTCGCATTAAACCTAACCACACACGCCACGGCTGCCAGTCGGCTCTTCGAAGATATAAGAGACTCCAGCGTCACGCTACAGAACCAATCAGGAAAAGAGATCCAGTGTAGACTCATACGTTACGACATCAACGAACAACTCATTCAGATTTCGCTACTCGACTCCGATAAAAAAATCTGGATCGCTCCCAAAATCCTAGATGCAGCAAGTCAGAGGATGATATACCACTGGATCATGCAACAAACGATTCATGACTTCATCATGATAAAGGCAGAAACAAAACTAGCCCAAAAAAGCACGAAGTATACCGCGCAACAAACTAGCTTTACCATCGAGCTGCGCAACCTGAGTAAAATCAAGATGAAGAATATGCAGGTGCAATATCGGCTCTATAAGAAATCAGCCGATCATAGCGCGGCCAATGCAGCCAGCAACGGCAGCTCTTCATTACCCAAAGCAGGTTGGACGTTTATCGAAGGATCCAAAAAAGTGACTGAGCTAGAAGCAGGTAAGACAGAAGCCTTCGAGACCTCGAGCATTCCGATTATAAAAAGTAAAGTATCAACCACTTACAGTGTCACCTACCTATCATCGGGGAGCACATACAAAACCGGCGAGAAACATGAAAGCGCCCGAGACAGCCTAAAAGGACTGGCGATGCGCATCAGTTACAACGGCGTGATCATTAAGGACTGGTATAGCGAAAAGGCACTGGAGCATTTTGTGAATTGGTAATGCACGACTAAACCTCCGGCTTTTGCACCGCCCAGAAACGGCAGTCGTCGGAGAAATCATCCACCTCCCGTGACTCGTGCGCGAGCTGCGAGCGCATGACTGTCGCTTCGATCCGGAAACCGACCCGTTCCAGCACCGTTTCCATTTCCTGCACCGAGGGCACGTGCATATAGTGCGCACCATCATCAGTCGTTTCTGTGCGATCACCAAAATCATCGAGCTCGGCAGACTGTTCTGCCTGTTCCCAGCGCTGCTCCTCCTGAATCCAAAAGCTACGGTGCGGCGAGCGATCGCGATCATGCGAGGTAAAGACAAACCACCCGCCTGGGCGAATCACGCGAAAGATCTCACTCAGCGCCTGCTCGCGCTGCGCGGCCTGCGGGATTTGCATCAAGCCATTGAACCCAAAAATCGCGCCATCAAAGACATTATCCTCAAACTCTAGATCCGTCGCATCACACACGCGCAGTGGCATATTGTATTCCAGCAGCGTCGACAGATGCTGCGCTCGCTTGATCATTTCTGCAGAATAGTCCGTCGCCATGATATTCTGATACCCCAGCTCATGCAGGCCAAACGCGATACGCCCCGCTCCACAGCCTAGCTCCAGCAACGAATCCTCCTGCTGGAAAACGCGAGTAAAGATCTTCTCCTCCGACTCCCATAGCCCCAGACGCGCCGCCGCCTTCGCGTAGTGATCCACCACGGATTCAGAATCAAAATATTTGAGCACAGTTTCGCGATCCATGGACTGAGAAAACGGTGTATCCCCACGATCTGGCAACTCTTATCTGGCACGCGGGCGTAGGGGCTTTGCTTGCGAAGACCGCGACAACATAGAAACCTCTCGAAACTTCGCGGTCCGCGCAAGCACGGCCCCTACAATGAGACACAATTCGTCACATCTACGGCTTGCCTCTGGAACTGTTGTCTCCAAAGTTTGACCAAAATCACCACATGGTCGCTTTTATCAAAACCATTACCCTTCTGCTCATTGCCAGCTGCCTAGCAATGGCAGCGCTGCTTGTGCCTGCACACATACGCTCGATCGATCAAAGTGTCATTGAGCTGGCAGGCGCCAACGGCACATCCGTCGAAAACAAACTCTGGGAAGAAGTGAACGCGGCCTATATCGGCCCCGCTCAACGTATCGCCGCAGCCACGCAGATCGAAGCTCCCCTGCTCCAAGCACGCATCGTAGAGCTACTCCAAAAGAATCCGGATTTCTCGCTAACAGGCGGTCCCGATCGCAGTTTTGAAGACTATTTAAAGAGCAGCGTGAATTCACGTCGCGCTGCCGCCGTCATCCCTCAACTCCTGCCACGTGTGGAACGAGCAGCATTGAGCGCCACACTGGCCACATCCAACAACCGTAATATTGCCGCGCTCCTTAACATCCGCGATCTCACCGGCCTGTTACGCTTACACCCAGCGAGCCACGCCGCCGGTGCACCCTACGACTCTGGCGTGCTGACCTTAGCCCTACTCATTGAAGGCGGCCATTTCCAGCCCGCACTCGCTCAACAAATCGGCAACTTAGCCACACTCGCCGCCAGCCGAAATCCCGATGCGGTCATCGCCTGCGAAGACTTTGTCATTGGCACCCTCTCACTCGGCCGACAGCTCGACTACCGCTCGCTCGCCAGCCTCGCCGAGATGACTAAAACACTCAGCGACTGGTCACAAATGGCCTCCCTCTTTCGCGCGCAGCCCGAGCGTATCGACGAAAACTTCACCGCGCTGCTGTTCACACAAGATCCGGACGGACTCTATACCTATCTCGCCGAGCACGACGAAACGGGCAACACTGACATCGACCTAGCTCTGCGCAACGGCTCCGCTGCCGTCAGCAAACTGATCGACTCCGACCTGCCGATCTACCGCCCCAGCACGCTCCCCGCCACCATTTTAACCACTTTAGCGCCCTACCGCCCTGAAAGTTTCGTCGCCATTACACTCCAGCAAAACGCACTCGGTAAGCTACTCAAATTCGCCCTACTCTTCCTCGCCGGCCTCGCCTTTGCCTTTGCAATGGGCAGCGCATGGCGCGCGAGCATCGGCAATATTACGACCGTCTCGCGCACCAACCCGATGGTCATGGCACGCGATATCTTGATCAGTTTGGTCGTCGTCCTCACCATTTGGACTTTCTTTGAGCCCGACATCCTCAAATCACAGGAAACCGCCCCCGACAACACGCCACGGATCGAATTTGCCGTCGCCGACTCACTTTCAGCAATCAAATCACCCGTCAAAGCCATGCAAGAACTCAACCAAGTCACCCTCCTCGTGCTCGCGCTGTTTTTCATCATACAGCTCGTCATCTATTCCTTCGGCTTAATCAAGCTACGGGAAATCTCGAAGCAGCAACTCAGCGCTGACATGAAAATCAAGCTACTTGATAATGAAGAAAACCTGTTCGACTTCGGTCTCTACGTCGGCCTCGGCGGCACCGTCCTCTCCTTGATCCTTGTCGCAGTCGGCATCGTCGAAGCCAGCCTCATGGCCGCATATGCTTCGACACTCTTCGGCATCCTGTTTACAGCGATGCTCAAGGTCATGCACCTGCGCCCCTACCGCCGTAAACTCATCCTCGAAGCCGGTTCTAATGAAGCGCCGTCGACGCTGATGAAAAACATCGAGCTGTAACTTACAGAAGTTAGGAGTCAGGAGCTAGAAGTTAGCTCACATCTACACGACCTCCTAACTACTAACTCCTAAATTCTAACTCCTTTTTCAATGAACAAAACTTTGATGCTCGTCATCTGCGACTTCCTGCTCCTGAGCATGTTGGCGCTCGCACGCTTTGACCCACCGGAGGAAGCACCAGTCGCCACGCTCGACGCGAGCGCATCCTCTGCCAGTGCCGAGGCCGAGTTGATCAGTCTGTTGGAAGAGTCACTGGAATCCGAACTCGAATCGCGCTCCAACCTCAACGAAGACCTAAGCGAAACACGCGAAGATCTCATCGAAAAAGCCCGTATCCTCGCTGAACGCGAAGCCGCATTGGCAGAGACACAGAAGAACCTCGAAATCACTGAAGCCGAAGCGAAGTTGTTAGCCGAAGCCAAAGCCGAGATCGAAAGTGAACAACAGGTGCTCGCCGCAGAGAAGGTAAAACTCGAAGCCGACCGCCAAGATCTGGCCGACAAATTTGAAACCACGCGCACCAAACTCGAAGACGCTAACTCCGAGCGCGTGCAATTGACACAGACCTTGGGTCAACTGAAAGAAGAAAGCTCCGTATCGAAAGAGCGCCTGAGCCAAACTGAGGAAGCCCTCATCGCACGCGAAGTCGCCCTCGCGCAACGCGAAGCCGAACTAAAGGCTGCGAAAGAAGAAACCACACGTCTCAACCAAGAACGTGAAGCGCTCAACCAACGACTCGAAGTCGCACAAGCCGAACGCTCCATGCTACAACAAAGCCTATTCAAGGAGCAGCAGGAAAAGGAACAAGCCATCGCCCACGCCAGCCGCTTAACCGAGAATGTATCTGAACTCGGCGCAGGCGTCACACAGCTGGGCGCGGGCGTCTCGCAACTCGGTGCGGGTGTCTCTCAACTCGGCGCGGGCGTGAACGAACTTACGCAATCCTCAGAGACTATCATCGAAGAGATGGATGCTAGCCGCCCACGCACGATGAGCGAAATCTTCACCCGCTTCCAAAACAACCGTGCGACGATTCGTTTCACTTCCACAGAGAAACCACTCATTGGCAGTCCGGTCACGCGTAACTACGAAAGTAAAAGTATCTTAGTTTCAGACACCACTGGCACCTACCTAGTCACCCACTCGGCAGACACGCCCTTTGCCTTTTCTAAAAATCCAGAGAACTTGCTCGGCGTGCGCATGGATGTGTTGCTCGGCAATCGCAAATTCCCGGTGAACCAGATCGCTTACCTGAGCGCTGACCCTCGCCTGATTTACATCCCACTCCCAAAGGGTTACGTCGAGGCCTCTGGCCTCGAGACGTTTGAACTTGCGCTCCAGCCTGAGCGCTGGGAAGAAGCCGTGCTAGTCAAGAACGACGAAAGTAACTTCGGTCGCAGCGAATTCCGCCGCCTCACCAGCAGCCCGCGCTTCCTCAAAATGGAACGCCCTGCTTTGGGTGAACTGTTTGCCGACTTCGCCTCCTCGCGCGGTGATTTAGCATTCACTAAAAACAGCCAATTCATCGGCGTGCTGACCGACAGCAAACACGCCGTCGTGATCGACGCGTTTCTGGCCAGTGGCATCCAGAACTTAGGTAGTTCCTACACCACGCAGAGCAACGTCACCACTAAGGCGCGCCTGAAGGATCGAGTCAGGAAGCTACCGAGCGAAGTAAGGTAAGGGACGGCGGCAGTCTTCCGCAACTGCGCCCTTCAACACTCCAATGTAGGGGCTTTGCTTGCGAAGACCGCGCAAAGGCCACCTGTGCACGGAGTTTCGTAACGCCTCAAACATTTGCGGGTGCCGCAAGCAGCACCCCTACTTTTCCTTTTGCATTCCTGCCTGTCGCTACGATCTTCACTGCGAACCAGCGTGCGTATCTGACGTAAACGCGGTCTAAAAACCAATGCCATTGCATATTTCCAAACCTTCTTACTTCTCGGGGATAAATATAATCAAAGCCACTGAGTTTTAGCCACAAAAAGGCACGAAGAAGCACGAAAACTAAATAGCAGAAAAGTTTGTGTCTTTTTGTGCCTTTTCGTGGCCATAAAATACGCATGGCTAGAACGTAATCCTATTTAAATTTTGCTAATCTGGTAATATGCAATGGCATTGGTCTAAAGACACGCGCTACCACTTAAGATCCGCAACCAGCCCCCCCCATCCAAACACAAAAAAAAGCCCCCGGTGTGAACCGGAGGCTTTTGAAAGTTTGGAGACTTCGAGCGCTTACTTAGTCGCTTGGTCGAGAAGGTCACCAAGGTTGGTGAGGTCTTCTGTGCCAGTGACGTTATCGAAGGCTTGGCGTTCCTTAGCGAGGTCTTCATCGCTGTAGTTCGCTGCCTTGATCGAGAGACCGATACGACGGTCGTCTTTGTCGATCTTGATAACACGTGCAGTGACTTCGTCGTCTGCGTTAAGCACGTCCTTGATCTTCTCAACACGCTCTTCGCTGATTTGCGAGATGTGCACGAGACCGTCGATGTCGTTGTCGAGTTCGACAAATGCACCGTAGCTTGTGATCTTGGATACCTTGCCCTTGACCATGTCGCCGATCTTGAAGTGTGTTTCAATTTCGTCCCATGGATCGGTTGCAAGCTGCTTCATGCCGAGAGAGATACGCTGTGAATCTGCATCCACGTCGAGGACCAATGCGTCGACTTCGTCGCCCTTCTTGACCATCTCTGATGGGTGGTTGATCTTGCGTGTCCAAGACATGTCGGAAACGTGAACCATACCGTCGATACCTTCTTCAAGTTCGACGAATGCACCGTATGTAGTGAGGTTACGAACCTTACCACGGACGCGTGCACCCACTGGGTAGTTATGGCGAGCCATATCCCATGGGTTGGTGTCGAGTTGGCGAGTTCCGAGGGAGATCTTCTGCTCTTCCTTCTGAACACCGAGAACCACTGCTTGGATCTCTTCACCGATCTTAAGCACTTCGCTTGGCTTGGAGATACGCTTTGTCCAAGAAAGCTCTGTAACGTGGACCAGACCTTCAACACCTTCTTCGATTTCGATGAAGGCACCGTAAGGAACGAGATTAACAACCTTACCGGAAACCGTAGCACCGATTGGGTATTTCTCTTCGATCTTCTCCCATGGGTTGTTCGCAAGTTGCTTCAGACCGAGGGATACACGCTCGCGATCGCGATCGATTTCGATGATCATCACTTCGATCTCTTCACCCTGCTTCACCATTTCTGATGGGTGGTTGATACGACCCCATGACATATCAGTGATATGCAAGAGACCGTCGAGACCGTCGAGATCGACGAATGCACCGTAATCAGTGATGTTCTTGACTTGGCCACGACGTGTGTCGCCTGGCTTCACATCGTCAAGCAGCGCACGGCGCTTCTCCATACGTTGCTCTTCGATGAGCTCACGACGGGATACAACGATGTTCTTACGGTCGAGGTTGATCTTGATGACCTTAAAGTCGTATGTCTGACCGACATATTGATCGAGGTTCTTAGGAGGCTGAACGTCGATTTGAGAAGCAGGCATGAACGAGTCAACGCCGATGCTGACGATAAGACCGCCTTTAACCTTGGAGCGGACACGACCTTGAATGATCGAACCTTCTTCACAGTTCTCGACGATTTTTTCCCAGTTCTTCTTTTGCTCTGCTTTGTCGAAGGAGATAACAGGGTTACCTTCTTTATCTTCGAGCTTTTCGAGAAAGACTTCAATTTCGGATCCGACTTGAAGTTCGCTCATGTCAACGAATTCGTTGGCGTTCACGATACCTTCTGATTTACCACCGATGTCGACGACGACTTCGGTTGGGCGGATTTCGATGATAGTTCCCTTGATGATGGAACCTTCTACGAGGTTGTCTACGGTGCTGCTTTTCAGCAGTTCTTCCATTAGGCTCATATTATATATAAGTTACTGCACGCCGGAGCGGCAGTGTGGTTGAGGTTATTGTTGATATCACCTCTCAAGGCAGAATGCCCATCAACGCGCGGGCGCATCGTGAGAGGAACGCGAAAAGGTAGGCCTGCCCTCCAAGCCTGCAAGCCTAAAATACTAGGTCCGCTGCGACTTCTGGCTCAAAACAACAGCATTTTTACGCCAGTTTCCCAGCTTCATTGAATTCAGACTTTGAACTTTCAGAATTTCTGCGCACAACAAAGCCATGCTCAACGATCAATATAGCCCAGCAGAGGACAATTCCAGCGACGAAGAAAAGCTCGATAAATACTCAGGAAACGTGGACTGGAGCTACTTAAAGCCCCACTTTGAGGCTAACTCCATGATCTACGTCGACCCGAGCCTCGACCTAAAAACCGCAGGCCTAGCCTTTACCAACGACGACCAAGCACAAGTCAAAGCCTGGCTCAAATCTGGCGACCTCGTGCAACCCTGCGAGCTACATGCCGAACACTGGAAGCAGAGCGATACACATTTCAATGCCATGATTGTGCGCCCCTTCGTGCTCGCCCAGCCAATTAGCAAGTCCTAAGAATCCATAAACTATGACAAAACCACATCTAGCCAGCATCAGCCTATTCATCGCCTCACTCGCCACCAGCAGCGGTGCAGAACTCACAAAGCCATCAGTCCTAGGCTGGCAAATGAGCGAAATCACTGCGCCCGATAGCAGAAGCGACTATAATCCCTACTCGAAACTAATACTACCAGACGACCAGCGCTTTGCCATCGTGCAGGCTCGATTCAAGATCGAATGGGCAGATGCTGACAACGAAAAGGAAGAACTGGAGCACAGCTATGCTGACATCGCACTCACCCTAGCAGATGGAACCAATATCGCACCCATCGCATCCATCACCAGCGATGGCCGAATTGACACATTCAGCAAACCAGAGCGCGAAGATATTGAAGCAAAGGAAAGCAGGGGAGCCGAAGAGCTAAGATGGGGAGCGATCTTCATTCTACCGAACTCCACTATCAAACAAGGGGACATCACCTTCATCGACTCGCAATACCCAGTCGAATTCGCCACCACGCAACCTCCACACCCATCCGAACAGATCCGAGTAGAAATTACCTCGACCGACTGGCTCAAAACAAACACCAGTGCCCCTGGCGCAGAGCGACGTATTCCCGATGCCTCATTAAAGCTTGAGTTCCCGGGTAAAGGCCTTTTTCAGGTCGAACTCAACGTGCACGCACTGAAGCCGAACGTCATTGGCGGCGAGAACCGCATGATTTTCAAGCCCTCCGACTTCAGCCTAAAAACTGAACACGGATCCATCGAACCCATCGGCATCCTAGGCTCGCGAGGACAAATCACCCGCAGCACGATCTACAACATCTCTAGAAGATCACTCGAAGACCTCCCAGAGGCATCCACCGACCTCAAACTCCTATTCAAAGCACCAGACACATTTGAACACGGCCAACTGGAGTATTTCGGCAAAGCCATCGCCGAAATCACCGCGCCAGCCGAATAACACACTCCACGTGCAAGCCACTCGACGCATCATACACATCGACATGGACTGCTTCTATGCAGCCGTCGAGATGCGCGAACATCCCGAACTCGACGGGCGTCCGATTGCCGTCGGCGGCGCATCTGGACGCGGAGTTCTGACCACCTGCAACTACGCCGCCCGCGAATACGGCGTGCGTTCGGCCATGCCGGTGTTCAAAGCGCGCGAATTATGCCCGCATCTAGTCATCCTGCCAGTCCGCTTCGAGCTTTACCGAGCAGCCTCCAAGCAAATCCGCAACATCTTCCACTGCTACACAGAACTGGTAGAGCCCCTCTCGCTCGATGAAGCCTATTTAGACGTATCACACCTAAAGCGCCGTGGTGCAGAAATCGCCGAAGAGATCCGCGCCGCAATTTTCACAGAGACTCAACTCACAGCGTCAGCTGGCATCGGGCCGAACAAACTAATCGCCAAAGTCGCGAGCGACTGGAACAAACCAAATGGGCAATGCGTCGTCTCCCCCTCACATGTTGCGAATTTCATGCAAACCCTCCCCGTGCGCCGCATCCCAGGCGTCGGCCCAAAGAGCGCTGCTCGCCTCGCCGAGGTCGGCGTCGAGACCTGTGCCCAACTGCAAGAGCACAGCAAAAACGCACTCGCCAGCGAATTTGGTAGCTTCGGCCTAGAACTCTATAAACTCTGCCGCGGCATCGACGAACGCCCCGTCCTGCCC of Lentimonas sp. CC4 contains these proteins:
- the dinB gene encoding DNA polymerase IV, with product MQATRRIIHIDMDCFYAAVEMREHPELDGRPIAVGGASGRGVLTTCNYAAREYGVRSAMPVFKARELCPHLVILPVRFELYRAASKQIRNIFHCYTELVEPLSLDEAYLDVSHLKRRGAEIAEEIRAAIFTETQLTASAGIGPNKLIAKVASDWNKPNGQCVVSPSHVANFMQTLPVRRIPGVGPKSAARLAEVGVETCAQLQEHSKNALASEFGSFGLELYKLCRGIDERPVLPNRIRKSLSNEHTFTKNIETLEDCEDALRRQHGEMLDDLRNTAADRQIAKVVVKLKFSDFRRTTAEVSSRQPELKSYLKLLREAWGRSGEPVRLLGIGVRFAETQDGPEQLELGL
- the radC gene encoding DNA repair protein RadC, whose product is MSTPYPTNRRMKDMVASERPQERLAKHGAEALSDSELLAMILRSGPHGIDVLTMSSELINKAGSLTNLLRWSAADFQTIKGIGTVKSLQLMAVMDFARRILKEDDSVETIFDTPEVVARHFRTLIAGKEVEHFWALCLDRKNRLIQRIEVSKGTASSCLVHPREVFKEAIKLSASAIIVVHNHPSGDPAPSRADIQVTRQLREAAKIIGIDLIDHIVVGQRNKDPHGIGFYSFNEAGLI
- the rpsA gene encoding 30S ribosomal protein S1, which gives rise to MSLMEELLKSSTVDNLVEGSIIKGTIIEIRPTEVVVDIGGKSEGIVNANEFVDMSELQVGSEIEVFLEKLEDKEGNPVISFDKAEQKKNWEKIVENCEEGSIIQGRVRSKVKGGLIVSIGVDSFMPASQIDVQPPKNLDQYVGQTYDFKVIKINLDRKNIVVSRRELIEEQRMEKRRALLDDVKPGDTRRGQVKNITDYGAFVDLDGLDGLLHITDMSWGRINHPSEMVKQGEEIEVMIIEIDRDRERVSLGLKQLANNPWEKIEEKYPIGATVSGKVVNLVPYGAFIEIEEGVEGLVHVTELSWTKRISKPSEVLKIGEEIQAVVLGVQKEEQKISLGTRQLDTNPWDMARHNYPVGARVRGKVRNLTTYGAFVELEEGIDGMVHVSDMSWTRKINHPSEMVKKGDEVDALVLDVDADSQRISLGMKQLATDPWDEIETHFKIGDMVKGKVSKITSYGAFVELDNDIDGLVHISQISEERVEKIKDVLNADDEVTARVIKIDKDDRRIGLSIKAANYSDEDLAKERQAFDNVTGTEDLTNLGDLLDQATK
- a CDS encoding class I SAM-dependent methyltransferase, whose translation is MDRETVLKYFDSESVVDHYAKAAARLGLWESEEKIFTRVFQQEDSLLELGCGAGRIAFGLHELGYQNIMATDYSAEMIKRAQHLSTLLEYNMPLRVCDATDLEFEDNVFDGAIFGFNGLMQIPQAAQREQALSEIFRVIRPGGWFVFTSHDRDRSPHRSFWIQEEQRWEQAEQSAELDDFGDRTETTDDGAHYMHVPSVQEMETVLERVGFRIEATVMRSQLAHESREVDDFSDDCRFWAVQKPEV
- a CDS encoding glutamate-5-semialdehyde dehydrogenase, whose protein sequence is MITTLIEGIAKRARAASLDLATLSTEAKNRFLEQLATDLVEQTDAIIEANALDLEAAKTNGLSGPMLERLSLTAERIAAMAEGVQQVAALPDPVGAEIERLSPPKGFDLRKIRVPMGVIGIIYESRPNVTVDCAILCLKSGNASILRGGKEAFNSNMKLAEIIRAALKACDINEDAVQVIPTTDRAALNVLLKQDDTIHCIIPRGGESLIRFTVENSRIPVIKHYTGVCSIYIDAAADPEKAESILINAKCQRPSVCNAAENLLVHQDATALLPQLAKALHDNGVELRVEAKAKAILSGTGLPLVDATPEDFATEYTDLIISIAVVADTKDAIELINNNGSGHSDAIITEDADAARLFLAGVDASTVYHNASTRFTDGFEFGLGAEIGISTDRLHARGPMGLNELCTYKYVIHGKGEVR
- a CDS encoding DUF2288 domain-containing protein gives rise to the protein MLNDQYSPAEDNSSDEEKLDKYSGNVDWSYLKPHFEANSMIYVDPSLDLKTAGLAFTNDDQAQVKAWLKSGDLVQPCELHAEHWKQSDTHFNAMIVRPFVLAQPISKS
- the rlmN gene encoding 23S rRNA (adenine(2503)-C(2))-methyltransferase RlmN, with product MKFTPAKPSLFGETLESLKESVVAAGFPAFRAKQVMEWLYKKRVDEWDAMSNLPKAFRAWLDEHYIMYPTDSLLDKRSDDVTQKFLLQLEDGALIETVLIRAPQTGVGQESSRKTVCVSIQVGCAYGCKFCASGLAGFKRNLMAAEVVSQLMHICKMEDAHTKRAKEEIASFDNIVFMGMGEPLANYESLVQTIKILNADWGLNFGARRITVSTSGLAPRIMQLAEEGVAVRLAISLHGATNEVRSQIMPVNKKYPLEELIPAAKAFKDRHGRMLTLEFIMIEDINDSLDQAKELTKIARELHAHVNCIPYNKVEGLEWKRPSVRRQDAFVDVLRKGGVSVTIRREKGHDINAACGQLRLKTEKAMAEAESKPSSPYIDPKA